A single region of the Marinobacter salinisoli genome encodes:
- a CDS encoding EAL domain-containing protein has product MTVIFWPRILTALLLLSVLALPSQAATGKSIDRAHQLLVPADAKLSLDDILSSSEWQPLKGNSPNFGYIDETVWLRFPVPKTGSLNLLEINYAHLDQIRFFLLANGKVVDRITAGDRFPFSQRPILHRNFLFPFERTEQADYEILLQIRSSGAIQVPLTFWNDKTFFEEAFVEDQVHAIYYGILITVIFFNLFVFVALRERVHLLYSLSTLGYLLLIGTLNGITFQVLWPEGPGVQNRAMLLSIPGALLFTLWFARDYLHIGATSRALERTVDAAIAINALAGLATFVLDYSTAIQMVVILSIPSSLLLTIVGPQQWLRGNRQGVYYTLAWGLLTLGSAITAANKLGFLPNNFLTLYAMQIGSALQAILLAMAMAIKLLQERQDKIEARDAELRAMAARRDAELKLMDHALHNPLTGLPNLASFEMALNDLMLRQPNHRHGVAVVQLNNLDAVTKTLGHNNSEEILTLVSRQFNDIINRLPGVVTVEQGEHRSNLLASLDPKSFAFLVDADAAEARPDEVVRALDELRAPVDFLGMQVPLDARLGVAIYPEHGRDPSTLIRRAVIAEGSERAAERGMAYYKPVRDSFSADRLTMVSELRQALQEHRLELHLQPKLSLTTNQVEGLEALIRWPEKQEQIRPDEIIVLAEQTGLIKPLTRWALEQSLDMCKRLNEQGWPLGISVNISPNNLLEPDFPEFVEQLMGKQEQQRGQLTLEITETSMMRDPTSSLAALRLLDESGNPVSIDDFGSGYSSLSYIKQLPASEIKIDRSLISDLPSQPDDRVIVQTTINMCHDLGYRVVAEGVEDQATAKLLKGMGCDMIQGYLVAPPLSLDDTLSWLDRFAGQQRKLG; this is encoded by the coding sequence GTGACCGTTATTTTCTGGCCGCGAATTCTGACAGCCTTGCTGCTGCTTTCGGTGCTGGCCCTGCCGAGTCAGGCTGCCACTGGCAAGTCGATTGATCGGGCACATCAGCTCCTGGTTCCGGCAGACGCCAAGCTCTCGCTGGACGACATTCTGTCGTCCAGCGAGTGGCAACCACTGAAGGGCAACAGCCCCAACTTTGGCTACATCGACGAGACGGTCTGGCTGCGGTTTCCCGTGCCGAAAACCGGATCGCTGAATCTGCTCGAAATCAACTACGCCCATCTGGACCAGATTCGCTTCTTCTTGCTGGCCAACGGCAAGGTTGTTGACCGCATCACGGCCGGCGACCGCTTTCCGTTTTCCCAGCGCCCTATCCTGCACCGGAATTTCCTGTTTCCCTTCGAAAGAACCGAGCAGGCGGATTACGAAATCCTGCTGCAAATTCGCAGCAGCGGCGCCATCCAGGTCCCCCTGACGTTCTGGAACGACAAGACCTTTTTCGAAGAGGCATTTGTCGAAGATCAGGTGCACGCCATCTATTACGGCATCCTGATTACCGTCATCTTCTTTAACCTGTTCGTGTTTGTTGCGCTCCGGGAACGGGTCCACCTGCTGTACTCCCTGTCGACGCTCGGCTACCTGCTGCTGATCGGAACCCTCAATGGCATAACGTTTCAGGTACTCTGGCCGGAAGGGCCCGGGGTGCAGAACCGCGCCATGTTGCTGAGCATTCCCGGCGCCTTGCTGTTCACGCTCTGGTTTGCCCGCGATTACCTGCACATCGGCGCCACCAGCCGGGCGCTGGAGCGCACCGTGGATGCAGCCATCGCCATCAATGCGCTGGCCGGACTGGCCACGTTCGTTCTGGATTACAGCACCGCCATTCAAATGGTGGTGATTCTGTCCATTCCGAGCAGTCTACTGCTGACGATTGTTGGCCCACAGCAATGGTTGCGCGGCAATCGCCAAGGGGTTTACTACACCCTGGCCTGGGGCCTGCTCACTCTGGGCAGCGCGATTACTGCGGCCAATAAGCTCGGATTCCTGCCGAACAATTTCCTGACGCTGTACGCCATGCAGATCGGTTCGGCCCTGCAGGCCATCCTGCTGGCCATGGCCATGGCCATCAAACTGCTGCAGGAACGCCAGGATAAGATTGAAGCGAGGGACGCGGAACTTCGGGCCATGGCCGCCCGCCGCGATGCCGAACTCAAACTGATGGACCACGCCCTGCACAACCCACTGACCGGACTCCCCAACCTGGCCAGCTTCGAAATGGCCTTGAACGACTTGATGCTTCGGCAACCAAACCATCGGCACGGCGTCGCCGTTGTCCAGCTGAACAATCTGGACGCGGTCACCAAGACACTGGGCCACAACAACAGTGAGGAGATCCTCACGCTGGTGTCCCGTCAGTTCAATGACATTATCAACCGCCTTCCTGGCGTGGTCACCGTCGAACAGGGCGAGCATCGCTCCAACCTCCTCGCGTCGCTCGATCCCAAGAGCTTCGCGTTTCTGGTCGACGCCGATGCTGCCGAAGCCAGGCCAGACGAGGTCGTCAGGGCGCTGGATGAACTGCGCGCTCCGGTCGATTTTCTGGGCATGCAGGTGCCACTGGATGCCCGTCTGGGTGTTGCCATTTACCCGGAGCACGGGCGCGACCCGAGCACCCTGATTCGCCGCGCAGTCATCGCCGAGGGCTCAGAGCGCGCCGCCGAGCGAGGCATGGCCTATTACAAACCGGTCCGGGACTCGTTCAGCGCCGATCGCCTGACCATGGTATCCGAGCTGCGCCAGGCGCTTCAGGAACACCGGCTTGAGCTGCACCTGCAACCCAAACTGTCACTGACCACCAATCAGGTGGAGGGGCTGGAAGCGCTGATTCGCTGGCCGGAAAAACAGGAACAGATCCGGCCGGATGAAATCATCGTGCTGGCCGAGCAAACCGGGCTGATCAAGCCGCTGACCCGCTGGGCGCTGGAGCAATCCCTCGACATGTGCAAACGGTTGAATGAACAGGGCTGGCCTCTGGGAATCTCGGTAAACATTTCCCCCAACAATCTGCTGGAGCCCGATTTTCCGGAGTTTGTCGAGCAGCTGATGGGCAAGCAGGAACAGCAGCGCGGCCAGCTCACCCTTGAGATCACCGAAACCTCCATGATGCGGGACCCCACCAGCTCGCTCGCCGCCTTGCGCCTGCTGGACGAGTCCGGCAATCCGGTGTCCATCGATGACTTCGGCAGCGGCTACTCCTCGCTGTCCTACATCAAGCAGCTGCCGGCCAGCGAAATCAAGATTGACCGATCCCTGATCTCCGATCTGCCCAGCCAACCGGATGATCGGGTGATCGTGCAAACCACCATCAATATGTGCCACGACCTCGGCTACCGGGTGGTTGCTGAGGGCGTGGAAGATCAGGCCACGGCAAAATTACTCAAAGGCATGGGGTGCGATATGATCCAGGGCTATCTGGTTGCCCCGCCGCTGTCGCTCGACGACACCTTGTCCTGGCTGGACCGGTTCGCCGGGCAGCAGCGCAAACTGGGCTGA
- the phoB gene encoding phosphate regulon transcriptional regulator PhoB: MSEKTVLIVDDEAAIREMIAVALEMADYNYLEAADAREAHALIVDRNPDLILLDWMLPGASGVELVRRLKKDEATADIPIVMLTAKVEEDNKIQGLEVGADDYITKPFSPRELVARLKAVLRRTTPPGIDSPIEIEGLTLDPIGHRVSTQDGTLSMGPTEYRLLQFFMTHPERVYTRSQLLDQVWGGNVYVEERTVDVHIRRLRKALGDQYDHLIQTVRGAGYRFSTQTA, from the coding sequence ATGTCTGAAAAAACCGTGCTGATCGTCGATGACGAAGCCGCGATTCGGGAAATGATTGCAGTGGCCCTGGAAATGGCCGATTACAATTACCTGGAGGCGGCCGATGCCCGCGAGGCCCACGCGCTGATCGTTGATCGGAATCCGGACCTCATCTTGCTCGACTGGATGCTCCCAGGCGCCAGCGGCGTCGAACTGGTTCGCCGACTGAAAAAGGACGAGGCCACCGCCGACATTCCCATTGTCATGCTCACCGCCAAGGTGGAAGAAGACAACAAGATCCAGGGCCTGGAAGTGGGTGCCGATGACTACATCACCAAGCCGTTCAGCCCGCGGGAACTGGTGGCACGCCTGAAGGCCGTGCTGCGCCGAACCACGCCGCCGGGGATCGACTCCCCGATCGAAATCGAGGGCCTGACCCTGGACCCCATAGGCCACCGGGTATCCACACAGGACGGCACGCTGAGTATGGGACCAACCGAATACCGGTTGTTGCAGTTTTTCATGACCCATCCGGAACGGGTCTACACCCGATCGCAATTATTGGATCAGGTCTGGGGTGGAAACGTCTATGTCGAAGAGCGCACCGTAGATGTACACATCCGCCGACTTCGCAAGGCACTGGGTGACCAGTACGATCACCTGATCCAGACTGTCCGGGGAGCCGGGTACCGGTTTTCGACCCAGACCGCCTAA
- a CDS encoding chorismate--pyruvate lyase family protein, with the protein MPSKDFDHPTNLSAADRPQTDLIIPATDWYDSLAAAGLRNPDVHGPARHWLQVEGSFTRALQSQCARSFHVEVQHEGFAVPTLEEARHLNIPSRQRAWIREVRLCGDGTPWVLARTVIPLSCLAGRGRRLRHLGNRPLGAYLFSSPDWQRGPLETGLCSRIAPGQPEIARRSVFRHNDRKLLVGEYLLPVLYR; encoded by the coding sequence ATGCCGTCAAAGGACTTTGACCACCCCACAAATCTGTCTGCGGCTGATCGCCCTCAAACAGACCTGATCATCCCGGCGACGGACTGGTACGACTCCCTCGCCGCCGCCGGGCTGCGCAATCCGGACGTACACGGTCCGGCCCGCCACTGGCTGCAGGTCGAAGGCTCGTTCACCCGCGCCCTGCAAAGCCAGTGCGCCCGGTCATTCCATGTCGAAGTCCAGCATGAAGGCTTTGCCGTCCCCACCCTGGAGGAAGCCCGGCACCTGAACATCCCGAGCCGGCAACGGGCCTGGATTCGGGAAGTCCGGCTATGCGGCGACGGGACACCCTGGGTACTGGCACGCACCGTGATTCCGCTCAGTTGCCTTGCGGGCCGCGGACGCCGGCTGCGGCATCTGGGCAACCGCCCCCTCGGCGCCTACCTGTTCAGCAGCCCCGACTGGCAACGGGGGCCACTGGAAACCGGCCTGTGTAGCCGCATCGCACCCGGCCAGCCGGAAATCGCCCGGCGTTCGGTGTTCCGGCACAATGACCGCAAGTTGCTGGTCGGCGAGTACCTGCTTCCCGTTCTGTATCGCTGA
- the phoR gene encoding phosphate regulon sensor histidine kinase PhoR, with product MQNNWSHHLHQLLGALAGCLLIGFLIGYPLPALTVGLIGYLTWSMVQSRRLYQWLSNPDVDRTPPQSVGLWGDLFDNLHKLHLKNRKTEEKLRTQINRVRESTNAMRDGVIMTDSEGTIEWWNGAAERLLGFREKTDLGQYIQNLIRSPDFKRYFYSKNYEEPLELNSPARPHIRLELQINLYGDNDRMIVAKDVTRLYQLEQMRRDFVSNVSHEMRTPLTVISGYLETLEDNADDLPPKWRRAVHTMSTQSSRMEALITDLILLSKIEIGEQAYDDHLNDVTGILEKIVHDAQALSGEQEHVIQLEITDHRWLRGDEGQLRSAFSNLIFNAVKYTPAGGTITVTWSADSAGGQLSVKDNGIGIDPIHIPRLTERFYRADPSRHQDTGGTGLGLAIVKHVLLNHDGKLDIRSRMGQGSEFICHFPANRLVQRKPEALTPNGNSFENGDPGASPNNNARPGATPDKVEPRG from the coding sequence ATGCAGAACAACTGGTCACACCATCTCCATCAGCTTCTTGGCGCCCTGGCCGGCTGCCTGCTGATCGGATTCTTGATTGGCTACCCCCTGCCCGCATTGACCGTGGGCCTGATTGGTTATCTGACCTGGAGCATGGTGCAGTCCCGCCGGCTGTACCAATGGCTGAGCAACCCGGACGTTGACCGCACTCCCCCCCAGAGCGTTGGACTCTGGGGCGACCTGTTTGACAACCTGCATAAACTGCACCTGAAGAACCGCAAAACCGAGGAAAAACTGCGCACCCAGATCAACCGGGTCCGGGAATCCACCAACGCCATGCGCGACGGTGTCATCATGACCGACAGTGAGGGCACCATTGAGTGGTGGAACGGGGCCGCCGAGCGGCTGCTGGGATTCCGGGAAAAGACGGACCTCGGCCAGTACATTCAAAACCTGATTCGCTCCCCGGATTTCAAGCGCTACTTTTACTCGAAGAATTACGAAGAACCGCTGGAACTGAACTCACCGGCCCGGCCCCACATTCGCCTGGAACTGCAAATCAACCTCTACGGCGATAATGACCGGATGATCGTCGCCAAGGATGTCACCCGCCTGTACCAGCTCGAGCAGATGCGCCGGGACTTCGTCAGCAATGTGTCTCACGAAATGCGCACCCCGCTCACGGTGATCAGCGGGTATCTGGAAACCCTGGAAGACAACGCCGACGACCTGCCCCCCAAGTGGCGCCGGGCGGTTCACACCATGTCCACCCAGTCATCACGCATGGAGGCCCTGATCACCGACCTGATCCTGCTGTCGAAAATTGAAATTGGCGAGCAGGCCTACGATGACCATCTGAATGACGTGACCGGCATTCTTGAAAAGATTGTCCACGACGCTCAGGCCCTCAGTGGGGAGCAAGAGCATGTCATCCAGCTCGAGATTACCGACCATCGCTGGCTGCGTGGTGACGAAGGCCAGTTGCGAAGCGCGTTTTCCAACCTGATTTTCAACGCCGTCAAGTACACCCCCGCCGGTGGCACGATCACCGTGACCTGGAGTGCCGATTCCGCAGGCGGCCAGCTGTCTGTGAAAGACAACGGCATCGGCATTGACCCGATCCACATTCCCCGCCTGACCGAACGCTTCTATCGCGCCGACCCCAGTCGACATCAGGACACCGGTGGCACCGGGCTGGGCCTGGCCATCGTGAAACACGTGCTGCTGAACCATGACGGCAAACTGGACATCCGCAGCCGGATGGGCCAAGGCAGCGAGTTTATCTGTCATTTTCCGGCCAACCGACTGGTACAGCGCAAACCCGAGGCACTGACGCCCAACGGCAACAGTTTCGAGAACGGCGATCCGGGCGCTTCGCCGAACAATAACGCCCGGCCGGGCGCCACGCCGGACAAGGTGGAACCCAGAGGTTAA
- a CDS encoding NAD(P)/FAD-dependent oxidoreductase, whose translation MTDQAPIIIVGTGLSGYSLARELRKVDKETPIVMVTADDGVSYSKPMLSTGFTKAKDADGLAQASTEAMSEQLNVQVRTFATVTGIDTEAKELVLGDERLTYSRLVLAWGADVIRLSLAGDGLEHVFSINDLMDYRAFRDALAEGKRVAVMGAGLIGCEFANDLRNGDYEVDVIAPSEAVMPGLLPDAAATAVQGELEKLGVRFHLGTEVTRIDRDDDGVRLALANGETLQADLVISAVGLRPRVELAQAAGIDVARGIRVNRALETSAPDVYALGDCAEVDGHVLLYVLPLMACARALAKTLTGTWTEVQYGVMPVMVKTPCCPTAVSPPPMGARGEWDVEQDGSNVKALFRSPEGQLLGFAVTGSYAVEKQALAKEMPPIHG comes from the coding sequence ATGACTGATCAGGCCCCCATCATTATTGTTGGCACCGGGCTGTCGGGCTATTCGCTGGCTCGGGAATTGCGCAAGGTCGACAAAGAGACGCCCATTGTCATGGTTACGGCCGACGATGGTGTCAGCTATTCCAAGCCCATGCTTTCGACGGGCTTTACCAAAGCCAAAGACGCCGACGGTCTGGCGCAGGCGTCTACCGAGGCCATGTCGGAACAGTTGAATGTGCAGGTGCGAACCTTCGCCACCGTGACCGGTATCGACACCGAGGCCAAAGAACTGGTGCTGGGGGATGAGCGTCTGACCTACTCCCGCCTGGTTCTGGCGTGGGGCGCGGATGTCATTCGGCTGTCGCTGGCCGGTGACGGCCTGGAGCACGTATTTTCCATCAATGACCTGATGGATTACCGGGCGTTCCGCGATGCCCTTGCGGAGGGCAAGCGTGTGGCGGTGATGGGCGCCGGCTTGATTGGTTGCGAGTTCGCCAACGACTTGCGCAACGGCGACTACGAGGTGGACGTCATTGCTCCATCCGAGGCAGTGATGCCTGGCTTGTTGCCGGACGCGGCTGCCACTGCGGTACAGGGCGAGCTTGAAAAGCTCGGCGTGCGCTTCCATCTGGGCACCGAAGTCACCCGGATCGACCGCGACGATGACGGGGTACGGCTGGCTTTGGCCAATGGTGAAACCCTGCAGGCGGATCTGGTGATTTCTGCCGTGGGCCTGCGCCCGCGGGTCGAACTGGCTCAGGCTGCAGGGATTGACGTGGCGCGGGGTATTCGGGTGAATCGGGCACTGGAAACGTCCGCCCCGGATGTCTACGCCCTGGGGGATTGTGCCGAGGTTGATGGTCACGTGTTGCTGTATGTCCTGCCGCTGATGGCGTGCGCCCGGGCCTTGGCCAAAACCCTGACCGGAACGTGGACCGAGGTTCAGTACGGCGTGATGCCGGTTATGGTGAAAACCCCGTGTTGCCCGACGGCGGTGTCGCCGCCACCCATGGGCGCGCGCGGTGAATGGGACGTGGAACAGGACGGCAGCAATGTGAAAGCGCTATTCCGTAGCCCGGAAGGCCAGTTGCTCGGTTTTGCGGTCACCGGCAGTTATGCGGTCGAGAAGCAGGCGCTGGCCAAGGAAATGCCGCCGATTCACGGCTGA
- a CDS encoding hypoxanthine-guanine phosphoribosyltransferase, translated as MTDTVAEMNQVMAEADCLVNEQQVQTAIQSMAEDISGRLKDSDPLLFCVMNGGLILTGQLLPLLKFPVQAEYLHATRYRQETTGGILEWKLRPEADMRDRTILIVDDILDEGTTLCAIADYCLAHGAREVLTAVLVDKQHDRKARPNLKADFTGLEVEDRFLFGFGMDYKGYWRNAPGIYAVKGL; from the coding sequence ATGACTGATACCGTCGCCGAAATGAACCAGGTAATGGCCGAAGCTGACTGTCTGGTGAATGAACAGCAGGTACAGACAGCTATCCAATCCATGGCCGAGGACATCTCCGGCCGACTGAAAGACAGCGACCCGCTCCTGTTCTGCGTGATGAACGGCGGACTTATTCTGACCGGACAACTGCTCCCGCTGCTGAAGTTCCCGGTGCAGGCCGAGTATCTGCACGCAACGCGGTACCGGCAGGAAACCACCGGCGGCATTCTGGAATGGAAGCTACGCCCCGAAGCCGACATGCGCGATCGCACGATCCTGATCGTGGACGACATCCTCGATGAGGGCACCACCCTGTGTGCTATTGCCGATTACTGCCTCGCCCACGGCGCCCGGGAAGTCCTGACGGCGGTTTTGGTGGACAAACAGCATGACCGAAAGGCGAGACCGAACCTGAAGGCCGACTTTACCGGCCTGGAAGTCGAGGATCGCTTTCTGTTCGGCTTTGGCATGGACTACAAGGGCTATTGGCGCAACGCGCCGGGAATTTATGCCGTCAAAGGACTTTGA
- the tesB gene encoding acyl-CoA thioesterase II, which yields MLEVTKKLLDLLDLAPIGDDHFQGDSEDLGFPNVFGGQVLGQALMAASRTVEDRLCHSLHAYFLRPGNHSMPIDYEVQRVRDGGSFSVRRVIARQDGKEILTGSMSFQVDEQGFDHQLDMPEAPEPETLKSEQEMGRLLAPKLPEHMRETATRDRPIEIRPVNPVDPFNPEPRPPYKQSWFRAQGPLPDDPVLHRCLLTYASDFQLLGTSLRPHGKTFMSRNMQVASLDHAIWFHRDFRMDDWLLYDKDSPSASAGRGLNRGNFYNRSGVLVASTAQEALIRQRKC from the coding sequence ATGCTTGAGGTGACGAAAAAACTGTTGGATCTGCTAGATCTGGCGCCCATCGGAGATGACCATTTCCAGGGCGACAGTGAGGATCTGGGCTTTCCAAACGTGTTTGGTGGGCAGGTCCTGGGGCAGGCATTGATGGCCGCCAGCCGCACCGTCGAAGATCGCCTCTGCCACTCCCTGCATGCCTACTTCCTGCGCCCCGGTAATCACAGCATGCCGATCGATTACGAGGTTCAGCGCGTGCGCGATGGCGGCAGTTTTTCCGTGCGCCGGGTGATTGCCCGCCAGGATGGCAAGGAAATTCTGACCGGGTCCATGTCGTTCCAGGTGGACGAACAGGGTTTCGACCACCAGCTGGATATGCCCGAGGCGCCCGAGCCCGAAACGCTCAAGTCCGAGCAGGAGATGGGGCGCTTGCTGGCGCCAAAACTGCCGGAGCACATGCGTGAGACCGCTACCCGGGATCGCCCGATCGAAATCCGCCCGGTGAACCCGGTGGATCCCTTCAACCCGGAACCGCGCCCGCCGTACAAACAAAGCTGGTTTCGCGCCCAGGGCCCGCTGCCTGATGATCCGGTTCTGCATCGCTGCCTGCTGACCTACGCGTCGGATTTTCAGCTGCTGGGTACGTCGCTTCGTCCCCATGGCAAAACGTTCATGAGCCGCAATATGCAGGTGGCCAGTCTTGATCACGCGATCTGGTTCCATCGCGATTTCCGTATGGATGACTGGCTGTTGTATGACAAGGACAGTCCAAGCGCCTCGGCCGGGCGCGGGCTCAATCGCGGTAACTTCTATAACCGCAGCGGTGTGCTGGTGGCGTCGACTGCCCAGGAAGCACTGATTCGTCAGCGAAAGTGCTGA
- a CDS encoding rubredoxin yields MKKWQCVVCGLIYDEAEGWPEDGIEPGTKWEDVPEDWVCPDCGVGKEDFEMIEIG; encoded by the coding sequence ATGAAAAAGTGGCAGTGTGTGGTGTGCGGGTTGATTTACGACGAAGCCGAAGGTTGGCCGGAAGACGGCATCGAGCCGGGCACTAAATGGGAAGACGTACCAGAAGACTGGGTTTGCCCCGATTGCGGTGTCGGCAAGGAAGACTTCGAAATGATTGAAATCGGCTAA
- a CDS encoding lytic murein transglycosylase, whose amino-acid sequence MALPAQAADSPQPPSAETFNTCKAQLQDQAIQSGVSKETASQVMAKVEYLDRVIELDRRQPEFTTTFADYLNRRVNDDRVSKGRELLREHSELLARVTRETGVPAPYLVAFWGLETNFGSYFGKMSVPSSLTTLACDPRRSTFFTKQLIAALRIIDEGAIPLNQMEGSWAGAMGHVQFMPTVFLEHAVDADGDGRRDLWNSIPDAMMSAGKFLQSMGWDPDYRWGREVVLPANFDYALADGRRLPLSEWRDKGITDAFGKPLANAPIKAALIVPSGHEGPAFLAYKNFRVIMGWNRSEFYAISVGHLADRVAGAGTLQNPPPEDLPALSRSAIMALQEALNSRGFDSGKPDGILGSGTRSAIRRFQASSGLVADGYPGTAVLQKLDISTER is encoded by the coding sequence ATGGCGCTGCCGGCGCAAGCCGCTGACAGTCCCCAACCGCCATCAGCGGAAACCTTCAACACCTGCAAGGCGCAGTTGCAGGATCAGGCCATCCAATCCGGTGTCAGCAAGGAGACCGCCAGCCAGGTCATGGCCAAGGTTGAGTACCTTGACCGCGTCATTGAGCTGGATCGCCGTCAGCCCGAGTTCACCACCACCTTCGCCGACTACCTGAATCGGCGCGTGAACGACGACCGGGTCAGCAAGGGCCGGGAACTGTTGCGTGAACACAGCGAACTGCTGGCCCGCGTCACCCGCGAGACCGGTGTCCCGGCCCCGTACTTGGTCGCCTTCTGGGGCCTGGAAACCAACTTTGGCAGTTACTTCGGCAAGATGTCGGTGCCCAGCTCCCTGACCACCCTGGCCTGTGACCCGCGGCGCAGCACCTTTTTCACCAAACAGCTGATCGCCGCGCTGCGCATTATCGACGAGGGCGCTATCCCGCTGAACCAGATGGAAGGCTCCTGGGCCGGCGCCATGGGCCATGTCCAGTTTATGCCTACCGTGTTCCTCGAACATGCGGTGGATGCCGATGGCGATGGCCGCCGGGATCTCTGGAACAGTATCCCGGATGCCATGATGTCAGCCGGCAAGTTCTTGCAGTCCATGGGCTGGGACCCGGACTATCGCTGGGGCCGGGAAGTCGTTTTGCCAGCCAACTTCGATTACGCCCTTGCCGATGGCCGGCGCCTGCCGCTGTCCGAATGGCGCGATAAAGGCATCACCGATGCATTTGGCAAGCCACTGGCAAACGCACCGATCAAGGCGGCACTGATCGTGCCCTCAGGTCACGAAGGTCCCGCCTTCCTGGCCTATAAGAATTTCCGGGTGATCATGGGCTGGAACCGTTCCGAGTTCTACGCCATCTCGGTCGGACACCTGGCCGACCGGGTCGCCGGGGCCGGCACGCTGCAGAATCCACCACCGGAGGATCTGCCCGCGCTGTCCCGAAGCGCCATCATGGCCCTGCAGGAAGCACTCAACAGCCGTGGTTTCGACAGCGGCAAACCGGACGGCATTCTCGGCTCCGGCACCCGCTCAGCGATCCGTCGTTTCCAGGCCTCCAGCGGTCTGGTGGCCGATGGCTATCCGGGCACCGCGGTGTTGCAGAAGCTGGACATAAGCACAGAACGGTAA
- the ubiA gene encoding 4-hydroxybenzoate octaprenyltransferase translates to MLQNALPAHVHQRLADYARLLRIDRPIGTLLLLWPTYWALWLAADGFPAVGNLIVFTLGVFFMRAAGCAINDYADRDWDRHVQRTKDRPLTAGRIEPWEAVALFAGLCLIAFLMVVLFTNSLTLYLSFGGALLAFIYPFMKRYTHLPQLFLGAAFSWAIPMAWAAEANELSQLTWLLFTANVLWTVAYDTYYAMVDRDDDLKVGIKSTAILFGEADRTIIATLQTMVVIILLMVGPRAELGFFYYLGVAGMAALFGYQLFITRDRSRTGCFKAFLNNNWAGLAVFAGLAIDRLLS, encoded by the coding sequence ATGCTTCAGAACGCCCTGCCTGCCCATGTGCATCAACGTCTCGCAGACTATGCCAGACTGCTGCGTATCGACCGGCCTATTGGCACCCTGCTGCTGCTCTGGCCAACCTACTGGGCGCTGTGGCTGGCCGCCGATGGATTTCCCGCCGTTGGCAACCTGATCGTGTTTACCCTGGGTGTGTTTTTCATGCGCGCGGCGGGCTGCGCCATCAATGATTACGCCGACCGGGACTGGGACCGGCACGTCCAGCGAACCAAAGACCGCCCGCTCACCGCAGGACGGATCGAGCCCTGGGAGGCCGTCGCCCTGTTCGCCGGGCTATGCCTGATTGCGTTCCTGATGGTGGTGTTGTTCACCAACAGCCTGACCCTGTATCTATCCTTTGGCGGTGCACTGCTGGCGTTCATCTACCCCTTCATGAAACGCTACACCCATCTGCCCCAGCTCTTTCTCGGCGCCGCGTTCTCCTGGGCCATTCCGATGGCCTGGGCGGCGGAAGCCAATGAACTCAGCCAGCTGACCTGGCTGTTGTTCACCGCCAACGTGCTGTGGACCGTCGCCTATGACACCTACTACGCCATGGTGGACCGCGACGACGATCTGAAGGTGGGCATCAAGTCCACGGCGATTCTGTTTGGCGAAGCCGATCGGACCATCATCGCCACGCTGCAGACCATGGTGGTTATCATTCTGCTGATGGTTGGCCCGCGCGCAGAACTCGGCTTCTTCTACTATCTTGGAGTGGCCGGTATGGCCGCCCTGTTTGGCTATCAGCTGTTCATTACCCGCGACCGGTCCCGGACAGGCTGCTTCAAGGCGTTTCTGAATAATAACTGGGCCGGACTGGCCGTGTTTGCCGGGTTAGCGATCGACCGGCTACTGAGCTAA